The genomic segment GTTTTATCTTATGTACAAGTCACTTACTGCTTTTAATACAATAACACACAGGAATTTAAAGTATCAGCCAGTAGATGGGTACGGGTTTGCAGCCCGGATTACAAGTGTTCCTGTCGGGGCAGGGGAGCTTATTGACCTGGCTTTTTCTTATCCAGTTATATTCCCTTTAGAAGGCTCTGTTCAGTTGACGGCACTTCTTGGTTTTGAGGAACGTAATGTTTTTGTGGATAATGAAGGAGCCTGGATTGCTGGTAAAGTCCCTGAGGCTGTGCAGCATTATCCTTTTGCTCTGGCACAGCTTGAAGGGCATGAAGAGGGTACAATGGTACTCGCCCTTGATGTTGATGCCCCACATTTTTTAAATAATACAGGGCATGATCTTTGTACCGCAGAAGGTAAGCTTTCTCCATTCGTACAGCAGATTCAAAGTAAGCTTATGGCATGGGAGCAGGGCCGGGTTGCCTCTCAGTACGTGTTGTCTGAGTTAGAAACCAGTGGTGTTTTGGTTCAGAAAAATGTCACGGTCCGTGCTTCAAAGAATAAACCAGATATTTTCAATGGCTTTCGTATGGTTGATGCGGATCTTCTTGTTCAGCAGGATGATGCAACTTTGGCAAAGTGGGTGAGGAATGGTACCATGCAGGCGGCTTATCTTCATCTGGCATCCCTTAAGCATTTTGAAAGATTGAGTTTTTAAACAGCGGTTTTCCCGTATTTTTTAATTTTTGCGG from the Desulfobotulus mexicanus genome contains:
- a CDS encoding SapC family protein: MKQWGWKAVCCRDLPEYEKWCQQVSLKESLLCETGGGEAFVDEGQKIFFQFMQNRKASSNVISGRLSSLLNQGYAPEEIARAFAIAWLTEQQIMYLPARPFSENKWLALWLPWFMALLTTLTAVTMGLWAYRDGLAVFVFWSAFLAIPFVFLGWLYSLGFGFFLRWLDRFMARERVHPHAVLISESNSKYACFVAEMASHKASVSSGIAIKDRSDELISCRNHFKRFYLMYKSLTAFNTITHRNLKYQPVDGYGFAARITSVPVGAGELIDLAFSYPVIFPLEGSVQLTALLGFEERNVFVDNEGAWIAGKVPEAVQHYPFALAQLEGHEEGTMVLALDVDAPHFLNNTGHDLCTAEGKLSPFVQQIQSKLMAWEQGRVASQYVLSELETSGVLVQKNVTVRASKNKPDIFNGFRMVDADLLVQQDDATLAKWVRNGTMQAAYLHLASLKHFERLSF